The DNA region TTTAATAATTTTATAAACAAACTACTTTTATTAATAATAAAAGCAACATTTTGGACCGTTAAATGATTATACAATTATAAAGTGTATTGAATTGAAATTACAACATAGTTTTGTAGTCTTTTACAAGGGAAACATATAATTAAAAACATAATTAATTATTAAGATTGGACCATATTAATAACTAATTAGTCTTTATGTAACTTGTTTAACTACATAAGTATTATATTTTATTTGCAAAAATTTTGCAAGTATTTTTTAATTTAACAAATTATTTTATGTAAAAAATAAATCAAAAAGTTTTATGTTACATAAAAAAATGATAATTTTTAATTTTTGTTGAACTATTTTGGCATATCAATAATATTGATTTTTCAATTTTGACCATCTTCGACAAAAAGATCAATTAAAGGTTGGGGAATGACCAATTCATTAATGTTTGCTAAGTTAAGAGCGGTATTAATTGTTTGCTCTGCTCCAATTGCCACTTTTGTTAGTCATTGGGGATCAATAATTAGTTGTCGACCAATAGCAATCAATGATAACCCGTTTTCTAGTCCTTTTAAAGCATCTTCTGGTGTACAAATACCACCAACACCAATTAAAGGAATCTTCCCTTGATAACGCTGTAAAATACTGCTGATTGTTGGGGTTGGATTAGTTTTATTACGCATACTTTTTCGCCATAAATATGATAATGAAATATGAATATAATCTAACGGAAATTTAATTAATTCATCCATTAGTTCATAAGTGTCTTCTAAGGTAATTCCTGGTTCTTCAATCTCTTCTGGTGAAATTCGATAGCCTAGAATAAATGGTTTTGTCGCATGTGTTTTAATAATAGCACTAACTTTTTTAACGATTGCCAACGGAAATGCCATTCGTTTTGTTAAGTTACCACCTCATTGATCTGTTCGTTGATTTGAATGTGGTGAAAAAAATTGCTGAATAAGATAAGTATTGGCTCCATGAATTTCTACTCCATCAAACCCAGCTTTAATTGCTCGTAAAGTAGCATTACCAAAATCCTCAATAATGGTATTAATTTCTTCATTAGTCATTGCACGTGGTTCAATTGCTGTTGGTCGTAAAGATTTAACAGCACTAGCAGATAATGGTTGTTTATGAAGTAATGTTGCAGCTGTACATTGACGTCCGCCGTGATGAATTTGCATAATGGCAAGACTATTTTCTTGATGAATAATATTGGCTAATTTTGCTAAACTTGGAATATATTTATCATCGTCAATTGCTGGTTGACCAATAAAAGCTTTCCCATTTCGATTAACATAACTACACCCAACAATTATCATTCCTAAATTTTTAGCGCGTGCTTGATAATAATTTAATTCATCAAGGGTATATTTTCCATTTTCAAAACCAGAAAAAGTGGTCATTGGGCTCATAACAATTCGGTTATTAATTGTCACTCCGTTTGGAAAGGTAAATGGTTGAAATAAGGCTTTAAATTTTGGATTCATAGTTGTTTCCTTTCTAATTGATAATATTTTACTGATAATAATATCATATAACTTAACAATATTATTACAAGTAGGTATCAATATTCACTTTTTTATTTATTGATTTCTTGCTTTTATAATAATAAAATATGTTAAGATATTTTCTAAGGAGGAATATTATGAAAATTTTATTACTTGGTGCTCAGGGAAAACTGGGTCAGAAACTTATTAATGAGCTTATTAATAATAACAACATTATCATTACTGAATTAACAGGAAATGCTAGTGAATTGAATAATCTTAAAACCCAAGCGGTTGGTCAAGATGTTTTAGTGTCAACTGTCGGAGCACATAGCATTGAAGAATTAGTTCTGATTGCCAAAAATATGATTACAATTGCCAGTGAGAATCAGCAACGAATTGTCTGAAGTGGTGGTGCGGGTTCACTGTGAACAAATGAACATACGAGATTAATTGATATTCCAATGAAGGATTTTCCTGCAGAATTAGCAGCTTGAAAACCGGCTGTTTATGGGCATTATGAAGTTTTAAAATTATTACAAAGTAGTAATGTGGTATGATCATATTTATCACCAGCTTTGAATTTTGAAGATAACCCGCCGCGAGGTTTATATCAAACCATAAGCAGTGATAATGCTTTGTATAATGCTAGTGGTGACAGTTTCGCAAGTTATATTAGTGGTGCAAAAGCCTTAGCAAGCGAGATTATTAAACCACAATATTTACAACATCGTTTTACAATTGTTGAAAATTATTAAAAGTAAAAAACAAACTATTCTAAATAGTTTGTTTTTTACTTTGTTTAAATTAACATTTGTAATTAGTAGTTTTTAATTAATATTTTAAATTTTTTAAATATTTACAATTAAGTTAAAAACAAGATAAAAATAATCTGCAGAAATTATTTCATTGTTAAGAATTAATTTTGAAATTAGTAATAATTTGATGATAAATTTCTTCGAAAACTGGTGGATTCATTTTAAGATATTCTTTTACGCGTTCTCGTCCTTGCCCTAATTTATCATTTTGATAAGCATATCATACCCCGGTTTTTTCTAAAATATCATATTTCACTGCTAAGTCAATTAATTCATAATATTTATCAATTCCTTCATTGTAATTAATATCAACAATTGCTGTTTTGAAAGGTGGTGAAACTTTATTTTTAACAACTTTAATTTTAACCTTATTAGCAGTAGCAATGCCAGCGGTGGTTACTGTTTCAGTTCGTCGAACGTCTAACCGCACAGAAGCATAAAATCGTAAGGCACGCCCACCCGCCGTTGTTTCGGGATTACCAAAGAAAACGCCAACTTTTTCACGAATTTGATTAATAAAAATAACAATGGAATTTGTTTTATTAATAGCGCCATTTAATTTTCGTAATGCTTTACTCATTAATCGTGCTTGGGCACCAATGGTAACATCGCTCATTTCACCATCTAATTCTACTTTTGGTACTAATGCAGCAACTGAATCAATAACAACTAAATCAATCGCATTTGATTTAACTAGTGTTTCTAAAATATCTAATGCTTGTTCACCAGAATCAGGTTGAGCAATAATTAATTCATCAATGTTAACACCTAATTTTCTGGCATAATTTGGGTCTAAAGCATGTTCAGCATCAATAAAAGCACCTCTTCCTCCCCTTTTTTGTGTTTCAGCAATGGCATGTAATGACAATGTTGTTTTTCCAGATGATTCTGGACCAAAAATTTCAATGATGCGTCCTTTTGGATATCCACCAATCCCAATTGCTTCATCAAGCAATAAACTACCTGTTGAAATCGCTTCAATGGTTAAGTTACTTTTATCTCCTAATTTCATAATGGCACCTTTACCATATGCTTTTTCAATTTCTTTCATCACATTTTTTAGAATTTCATCTTCGTCGATAGTTTTGATGTTATCAGAATTTGTTTTATTATCTTTTTCCATTTGCAACACTCCTTTCTAATTAGTTTTATCTATTTTAATTGATTATTCCTTTTCTTATTTTGAAATAATTTGTAAAAGATGGTTAATTATTGTTTGAACTGCAATAAGTTTTATTTTTTCGCGTGATCAAGTTGGATTTAAGGATAATTCAAATGTGCTTGATTGGTTTTGATGAACAATAGTAGCAAAGATTGTTCCAATTGACAATTGATCTAATTTGCCAGGACCAGCATTACCAGTAAAACTAACGGCAAGATTACTGTTAAATTGATTTTGACAAGCAATCGCCATTGCTTCTGCAGTTTGTTTTGAAACAACACCATATTGTGTAATTATACTTGCTGGTACATGACCAATGTTAACTTTAACATCATTGGTATAAGTAACAATACTTCCTAAAAAAACTTGACTAGCATTAGGAATATTTGTTAAAAGATGACTAAAAAGACCACCAGTGATTGATTCATAGGCTGCTATTGTTAATTGTTTTTGTTGTAATAATTGGATTAATTCTTGTGTCATTTTCGTTGTTCACCTCAAAAACTTTCTTTAATATTATACATTTATATAATATAATATGTAAGTAATATTAAATTGTCAGAAAAAGAATATTTTTAGAAAAGAGGAATTAAAATGAATTGAGCTAACCGTATTACATTAATTCGAATTTTTTTAATACCAATTATTATTGTTCTCATGGTAATTGTTCCATTTCCGGGGACATCACTATATCATGGCTGAGATCAATGGTTAACAATTAAAGGACCTAATGTGACCTACTCGTTACCGATTAGTTATTTGATTGCTGGATTATTATTTATTATTGCTAGTTTAACTGATTTACTAGATGGCTATATTGCCCGTAGTTATAATCAAGTTACTACTTTTGGAAAATTTTTTGATTCAATTGCAGATAAATTATTAACAAACACGGTTTTAATTGTTTTTGCTTGTGCTAATATTATTCCGGTTTGAATGACAGTTGTGCTAATTGCTCGTGACTTTGTAATTGATGTTGTTCGTCAAATTTTAGCGTCACAAAAAGTAATAATGGCAGCTAATCAATTGGGTCGTGTTCGAGCAGCAGTTGAAATGTTTGGAATGACAATTTTATTTTTTATTGGTTTTCGTATGTTTGGTGGGGAAAGCTTAAAAACTGGGCAATGAGATGAATTTGGTTGAGTTAATCAAATTATTATGATTCCAATGTATTTAGCAACAATTTTATCATTGGTAGCTGCTGGAAATTATATTTATTTAAATCGAAAAGCATTATTTGATATGACCGTGATTAAAAAGCCAAAATTAGAAAGCGAAGAAAAATAAAATGGCTAAAAAAATAATAAATAATTCAGAATGAGCAGTTGTAACGGGAGCTAGTAAAGGTTTAGGTTATTGTTATTGTGAAGAACTATTAAAACTTGGTTATAATGTTATTGCCGTTGCTCGTGATACAACATCGCTTACTGTTTTGCATGAAAAATATCCAAACCAAGCAATTAAAACATTAAATTATGACTTAAGTAATTCAGTTAATGTTTATCAGTTGTTTGCTGATGTAAAAACAGAAAATGTAACCCTTTTAATAAATAATGCTGGTTATGGGGTGTGAGGTTATTTTAATGAATCAAGTTTAGAACAAGAAATGAATATGGTTGATTTAAACATTAAAGCTTTACATATCTTAACTAAATTATTTGTTCAACGTTTTATTGATCAAAATAAAGGGCGTGTTTTAAATATTGGTAGTTTAGCAGCCTTTACCCCTGCTCCTGTTTTTGCTAGTTATTATGCTTCAAAAGCTTATGTTTGAAGTTTGGGAGTCGCAATTAATACGGAATTAAAGAAAACAAAATCACTTGTTCGGGTAATTACTTTATGTCCTGGTCCATTAAAAACAGATTTCTGAAATCGAAGTAGTAATCAAAAAGATGCAAAATATCATTCAACAGTGAAAGTGATGAAAACAGCAACATATGCTCGAAAAAGTTTAATGCTAGGTTTAAAGACAAAAAGAAAAAATTATATTATAACAGGAGCCGTTAATAAGATGGTAAAAACCTTAACAAAATGAGCACCACAAAGTTGTGTTTTAACATCAGTTTATAATTATCAAAAAAAACGAAAATAAAAAATTCGAAGTTAACTTCGAATTTTTTATTTTTTTATCTTCATATTATATTAAAAATATCACCAGAAAATATTCTTCCCCAAGGCCTACTACCAGTAGCAGCATAATTACCAGAACCATAAAAGTGAATTCGTAACATTAAATGTCTTAATTTTTTGTTTGTCATTGTTTCAACTTTTGCACCAATTCAAGCATATAATTCAGCTGAACCGATTGTTTCTCTTTCTTCAACAATATTAAAATAATTTGATAATCAATTTTCTTGTCAGTTATTGGTCATATACTGTAGACTATGTTCACCTTTAGCATGAGTAAACATCCCAATTCCCACTGTCAGATTAGGTAATTCAATGGCTTTGTAAAGATATTTAAAGACTGCTAATGATTTTATTCCTGTATAAGCTGTTAAATCCATTCATTTTGTTGAAATTAATCATTTAATTTCCCCACTTTCACTTGCTAAATTATCGTTGTATTTTTCAGTCGGCGGAATGTTAATTACAATATTATTTTGTTTGGTAACAATATTTTCTTTAATTAAATAACTAGCAGTCGTAGTTGCTAATAAACCACTTGATAAAAACAGTAGTATTTTTTTCATTATTGTTTCTCCTTTACTTGCTTTTACTTTTTATAAAAACTTAAAATTTGACCAGTCATAAATCAAATATGTGGTCAATTCCCAGTTAATCAACATTGCCCACCAACATAAATTATTAAAGTTAAAATTAGATGATTTATACTAGAATGAGAAAATATGACTTGTGCCGAAATGTGACCATCAATATGAGCCCCACCAATTTCTTCAATTGCACTTTCAATTTCAATGAGTGGACTAACTCATTTATCAATATCGTTTGGTAGATGGTCAAAATTAAACGAAAAATCAGTAACAATTTTTTTTCAAGTAAATAAATATATTTCACCATTAAATTCATTCAATGTTAGTTTTTGATATGTATCACGGATTTGACTTGTTGTTGTTGCTGATGTTGTTGCGGTTAAATCTAGTTGTATTCGCACTACCTCATGATTTTCATTATCACTAATGTCATTTTTATCAATTTTTTCATTTTCAATAGCAATTTGCAAAGCATCTTTATTAAAGTCAGACTCTTCACCAAAACCAACTAATTCACCATCAGTTTGAATATAATTACTAATTTCATTGCCTAAAAATGTCATTTGTGCCCCATCTGCTGGTTCAAGATAAGTATATTGGGTTTCGCCAGGGTTGTTTTCATTAATATTGATTCCTGTAATCAGAATAGCATGCCCATCGTTTTCAATGCTATAACCAAAAAGAACGGGATGATTATTAAATAATGATTCGTATACATAATTTTCAAATAATAGTTGTTCAGATCTAGTATGTCCAAAATTAGTATGAATTTGGACAAGACCATAATTGATGTTTTGATTTACTGGTCTAATATTATTATTTAAATAGTTAACTAAATTTTGATTAATAAGTAATCCGTTTTCACCAACTCCGCCTAAATCATTATAAATTTGAGTTTGTCTCCGTGCAATATTAAAATATCCAAAAATCATTTGAATATCAGTTGGGACACAAAACCAATTGGTTTCTTGAATTCTACGAATAACTCATAATTTAATACTCCTATTATTTTGTTCTAATGTTTTGTGATAGAAATCATTAGCAATAACATTTGAAATAGTACTGCCCAAGATTGCTATTACTCCTAAAGTACTTAATAGTTTTTTCATAATATAAGGCCTCTCTTCTTAACAACCCAACCACCCCACCAAATTTCATATTATTTGATAAATAAAAGTAAGAATTATAATTAAAATATTATTACATCTTATTTTAGTGATAATTGTTAAAGCGATATTATGTTTTTTCTTGTTGAAGATTCAACCTAATTTAAAACATTTTATTCTAAATAAATTTATATTATATCTTAAAAATCTAAAATCAAATGATGACAACTATTTTTTTTTTTTTTTTTGTAACTAAAAAATGTTTATCAAAGATAAACATTTTTATTAAATAAATATTAAATTAAAGTTATTTACCAGAAATTTCTGATAATTTTGTTGCAACAGCTTCAACATTTAACCCAATAATAATTTGAATTCCTTTAGTTTTTGAAACCAAAACCATTCCGGCAACACCAGCATCTTTAATTGTCTGCTGGTCAATTTTAGTATTGTCTTCAACTGTCAAACGTAATCTTGTCATACAGTTATCAACTTTAACTAAGTTATCATGGCCAATGGCATCATAAATAACTTGTGCTAATTTTAATGGTCCTTCTGGATCTTTTTGAATATCAATTCGTTTATTAACACCGTTGGTTTGGAACGGAACACTAACATTTCCGGCTGTTGTTGCAACGGTAACATTTGCTGTTTGCTGTTCTTTTAATACTTTTTTCTTTGCATGTTTTTCAATACTTTTTCCTAATGATTTTGCAATCATTGCTGCTTCATCTTCGCGGCCAGGTGTTGATAAATTCATTTTTTTAATAATGTATTTAAAACTAAAGAAGTAAGCAGCCCCTTCCAGTACTCCAATTGGGAGAATCATTAATGGATTTCCTAAGACTTTATAAACTCCTGATTGTAAACTAGACGAAATTGTTGCCATATCTCATGATGTTTTCATTGAGACAGCTCAATCAATGAATCCAGCTGAAAATCCAAATCCAACACGGATTCCAAATCCAACTGTTAATGCAGCAAACACTCCAGTTAGGATAGCATGTAAGCCTAGTAAAATTGGTGCTAAGAACACAAATGAGAATTCAATTGGTTCAGTAATTCCTGTTAAGAATGATACTCCTGCAGCAGATCCTAAAATTCCAGCATATTCAGCACGACGAGTTTTATCTTTAATTGATAAAATCATTGCGGCACAGGCAGCCGGTAATCCAAACATCATCATTGGGAAGAATCCCGCTTGGAACATTCCACTTCCTCCTGCTAAACCAAATTTAGCATCAGCATATAGTTTCCCTAAAAAGGCTGTAATATCTCCATTCATAGTTGTAATAACTCCGTTTGAAGTTCAACCATGAATTGTTAAGATACCGTCCTTATTAATTGAATAATCAGCCCATTGTAAAACTCCATTAACAATTTGTCATAAGTTTGTTCCTTGGTAGTTCATTAAATGACCAATAATTGGTTGTTGGAACCATAAATAAGTGTTTAATACTTGGTGTAAACCAAATGGTAACAATAACCGGTTAAAAATACCATAGAAAAATGCTCCTAATGGTGGGATTGCTCCTAATCCATATCCCAGATATTGTAATCCTAATTGGAACCAAGGCCAAATTGCTGCTAAAGCAAATGTTCCAAGTAAAAAGTAAGCAGCAGTCATCATTGGGACAAAACGACGTCCCGAAAAGAACCCTAATGCTGCTGGTAATTTTACATTTGAATATTTATTGTAGATTAAAGCAACAAGACATCCCGCTAAAATTCCGCCAAATACTCCCATACTAATGTTATATTTGGCGCCATAACCTTCAGTGGCATTTCCTTTACTAAAATCAAAAACGTATAAAATTTGTGAATGTGGTGTTGTTCAAAATTGGTTATCTTGAAAATTACCAATTGGTGTATGTCCTAATAAAACATTATTGTAATATCATTGGGGCACAATTCCCATTAACCCTTCAATTACAGCTCATCCAAAGAATGCAACCAAAGCAGCTTCCCCACGAAAGTCCTTGGCCATTCCAAATCCTAACCCGATTGCAAATAATGGGGCTAAATTACTAATTGCTGCGTTTCCAACTGCCTGAAAAATTGAACCAATATATCAAATTGCAGATAATGGTCCTGTTTGTGATAAATCAGGGTTGATTGATGCATCGTTCATAACCCCCCCCAACCTCAGTAACAAGGCGGCAACAGGCAAGACAACAATTGGAAATTGTAGAGCTTTTCCTAATTTTTGCAAATATTGCATTGCTATTCCCTTCTTTCTATTTAAATAGTAATTTTATGTTTTATAAATAGTTAAAAATTACACATTTAGTTTAATAATCGTAATAATACCGACAGCTAAGGAAATGGCAAATAATGAAGTTAGAATTAAGAAAATATTTCGTCTAATTTCAAATAAAACACCACGCTCACGATTTACCCCAAACCGTTGTGAATGGCGTTGATTATTCTTATTTCGTCAGTAAAAAAAATGAATTGATAAAAAAACAACAATAAAAAGAATACTAACTATAATTACGCCCCCTCAAATTAAAGTTTGAGTATAGTTATCTAATTTTTCTAGATTGTTAGTATTACTTAATAAAGTATAATGTTGTAATAGTAATATAATATTCATTTTGGGTGTGCTTTCTATTTTAACTATCTATTTTTATCTTATCATAAAAAAGTTTTTTTTTTTTTTTTTAATTTTTTCTAAAATATATTTCCATTTTTTTATTATATTTTCCAATTAAAAACCTTCTTTTTATAAAAAGAAGGTTGTAATTTTGATATTATTTAGTCATTAATTATTTGTTTTTAAAACTTTATTTTTGAAACGATTGATCTTGATACCTTTTTGTTTTAGCATTGTTTTTACCAATAAAAACAAAGTTATGTTTTGATTTAATACACTCTGGATTGGTACAATGCAATTTATACTCACAAGGTTTTGAGCGACAGAAAAACACCGGTTGTTCACACATTTGACATGTTAAAATTGACTTTTGTGATTCTTGCATTGCCGCACATTTTGGACATTCATTAGCATGTTGTTCACAACCAATGAAGACACTGTCTGGCATTGCTAATCTTTTTTTTGTTTCAGCTGTATTGTTATTTTCGAAAGCCATGGTTTTTGTGTTCTCCTTTCATAAAATACTTGTAATAAACACCTTTCTTATTAAAAAATATCTACCAATGGATAAAATTTCCATATATGAACGGAGGATAAAATTATAAATAGGGTTAATACAAAAAATAGTATATATTTTTTACAAAAAATTAACAATGTTAATTTTTTAATAATAATGATAATTAATTTCCTAATGAAATACTTTGGTAATTTCTAATTTAAAATAAATAGATACCCCTTATTTTAGGGGTATCTATTTATTTTACCAAATTATCTAAAAAAAGATAAATATCTTGATAATTTGGTTCCGAACTAACCGGTGATACTATTTGTAGATAAATAACTTGATTATTTTGATCAAGAACCATAACACTACGTGCTAATAAATTATTGAATTCAAAGAATAATTTTGTTTTGTGACCAAACTCACGATAGTTTGTATCTGATAATAAAATATGTTCGGGATTAATAAATGATTCACAAGCACGTTGCAAGGCAAATGGTAAATCTCGTGAAATTGTTATTAATTGGACAGCGGGATATTTGTTAATAATTGTTTCGTTAAATTGTTTTGTTTGTAACAAACAAACACTAGTATCAATACTAGGAACAGCAGAAATAACTTTATATTCTTTACTAACATTTGCTAATTCAAAATCTGCTCATTTAACAGTATCTGCTTTAAATGTTAAAGTATCACCAATTTTAATATGATTTGTTGGAATTAGTGTCGCGACATCGCCGCTCATTGTTCCTTTAGCCATAAATTCTGACCCCCCCTTCTCATTTCGATAATATTATATACTAAAAGTTAATTAAGATAGCAAGGAATTTCAAGCATTTTCAATAATTTCAATGATTTTTAAATCAGACAAATGATTAATTGGTGTTATTGTTCGTTGTAATAAACAAATAAATTCAATATTTTTCTTTTTATTACCTAAAATTGGTGAATAATCTAGATTAATAATACTAAAACCATTAGTAAGTGCTAAATTAATTACTTTTTTGATGACAATTTGATGGGCTTCTTTACTATTTATTTTGCCCTTATTAACTGTTGCTCTTGTACTTTCAAATTGAGGTTTAATTAAGAAAAAAGCATAATGATCTAATAATAAGATTTCTTTTAGCGGTGGGATAATTTTATCTAATGAAATAAAAGAAACATCACAACAAGCAAATTCAATTTGATCGGGTTCAAATAATTGCTTTGTGACATAACGAAAGTTAGTTTTTTCTAAGGAAATTACTTGTGGATTATTGCGTAATTTTCATGCTAATTGATTAGTCCCAACATCAAGGGCATAAACTTTTTTGGCGTTATTTTGTAATAAACAATCGGTAAAACCACCAGTTGATGATCCAATATCAAGACAAATTAGATTATCAACTTTGATTTGAAATGTTTCTAGTCCTTTTGCTAATTTTTCCCCAGCTCGCGAAACATATTTTAATGGTTCACCTCGTAAAGTAATAATACTATCAACATCTACTAAATCACCGGCTTTTAACGCTGGAACATTATTAACTAAAACATTATTAGCTAAAATCATTGCTTTTGCCTTCTCACGAGATGGTGCTAAATTATGATTAACTAATAATTGATCTAAACGCGTTTTCATTAAAGTTTATTCTTCCTTCCATTTCGTTTTATTAAAGGCATGATGGTTTTTATGACGAAATAATAACCGTTGTTTACGAGTTTTTGTTGTGCGATAAGTTTCTAAAATAGTATCTTGGTCCAAAATATAATTGGTAATTTTTTTAAAAAAATAAGCACCATATGATAATGATCATTGTAAGGAAATAACATTTTGATCAATTTTTGCTTCAATAATAGTTGAATAATTACTAATAATATAATTACATTCTAACATTATATTATTAATATTATGATATTTAAAAAGATAATAAGATGTTTGTGGTAATTGATATTTTTGTGTTAAAAATGCTAAATTTTTTGGAATAATTAATTGTTGATTATCAAGATCAACAATAATTTCGGCAGGCTTTCATAAGGGAATAAAATGAATTCTTCCCTTTAGTGTTAATAAGCGTTGTTTAACATCATTTGACATTCGTCATTTCTTAGCTCATTTATTGCTTGCTCAATTATAATAATTAAATTT from Spiroplasma sp. NBRC 100390 includes:
- a CDS encoding TlyA family RNA methyltransferase; protein product: MKTRLDQLLVNHNLAPSREKAKAMILANNVLVNNVPALKAGDLVDVDSIITLRGEPLKYVSRAGEKLAKGLETFQIKVDNLICLDIGSSTGGFTDCLLQNNAKKVYALDVGTNQLAWKLRNNPQVISLEKTNFRYVTKQLFEPDQIEFACCDVSFISLDKIIPPLKEILLLDHYAFFLIKPQFESTRATVNKGKINSKEAHQIVIKKVINLALTNGFSIINLDYSPILGNKKKNIEFICLLQRTITPINHLSDLKIIEIIENAWNSLLS